In the Arachis ipaensis cultivar K30076 chromosome B10, Araip1.1, whole genome shotgun sequence genome, one interval contains:
- the LOC107621258 gene encoding uncharacterized protein LOC107621258: MIVNGASDTILCRCFPNYLDGPALDWLCALPAGSILRFQQLAKLFEDHFAGSAIYLHDSDYLNTIKQRQNESLKDYMTRFTKVVISIPDLHPEVRLHAIKSGLRPGKFQETIAVSKPKTLAEFREKAKGQIDIEELKQARKSDKTNYRDEEKVHNSKKNFKLTPRFDSYTQFNAKREDIIKEILNSKLIKPPRKAGTYQDTKHVDKSKYCTFHQKHGHTTDECVVAKDLLERLARQGHLDKRRC; this comes from the exons ATGATCGTCAACGGTGCATCTGATACTATTTTGTGTCGTTGTTTTCCAAATTatttagacggtcctgcacttgattggctTTGTGCTTTGCCTGCAGGTTCAATTTTACGATTCCAACAGCTGGCCAAGCTATTTGAGGATCACTTTGCTGGCTCCGCAATTTATCTGCATGACTCAGATTATCTGAATACAATTAAGCAAAGACAAAATGAGAGCCTAAAAGACTATATGACTCGTTTTACGAAGGTCGTCATAAGCATACCTGATCTCCACCCTGAAGTTCGCCTTCATGCCATCAAAAGCGGACTTCGACCTGGGAAATTCCAAGAGACAATCGCCGTATCTAAACCAAAAACACTCGCCGAGTTTCGAGAGAAAGCAAAAGGCCAGATTGATATTGAGGAGTTGAAACAAGCTCGGAAGTCCGACAAAACAAACTACAGAGACGAGGAAAAAGTGCATAACAgtaagaaaaattttaaactaaCCCCTCGTTTTGACTCTTATACACAGTTCAACGCTAAACGGGAGGATATAATCAAAGAGATCCTGAACTCCAAATTAATCAAACCACCAAGAAAAGCGGGGACATATCAGGACACAAAACACGTCGACAAATCTAAGTACTGCACTTTCCATCAGAAGCACGGCCACACAACCGACGAATGTGTCGTCGCAAAAGACCTCTTGGAACGATTGGCTCGGCAAGGGCACCTTGACAA GAGGAGATGCTAG
- the LOC107622416 gene encoding cationic amino acid transporter 2, vacuolar isoform X2, with product MFFTRRKKVDSANESSSKGQLAKELTVPQLMAIGVGATIGAGVYVLVGTVAREHSGPSLAISFLVAGFAAALSAFCYAELASRCPSAGSAYHYSYICVGEGVAWLIGWALILEYTIGGSAVARGITPNLAALVGGAENLPTFLSRHHIPGLDIVVDPCAAIVTFIITALLCFGIKESAMVQSIVTSVNICALMFVILAGSYLGFKSGWAGYELPTGYFPFGVDGMLAGSATVFFAYIGFDAVASTAEEVKNPQRDLPLGIGGSLFLCCGLYMMVSVVIVGLVPYYAIDPDTPISSAFADHGMQWAAYIINVGAFTALCASLMGGILPQPRILMAMARDGLLPPLFSDINKHTQVPVKSTIATGLVAAVLAFAMEVSELAGMVSVGTLLAFTVVAISVLILRYIPPEDAPLPGSLQEPIISVDSSGEHKRLVVKEDVSADFISKYLSAGNYLHNGNRRKVVGWVIASTCIGILVLTYAASDLVLPSSIRFTLCGVGVTLLLFGLVFLTCIDQDDARHNFGNSTGFTCPLVPLLPITCILINSYLLINLESGTWVRVSIWLAIGLLVYVFYGRTHSALKDAVYVPAAQVDDAYHASTSCLA from the exons ATGTTCTTCACTAGAAGGAAGAAGGTTGATTCTGCCAATGAAAGCAGCTCCAAGGGTCAACTTGCCAAGGAGTTGACTGTGCCTCAACTCATGGCAATTG GTGTTGGTGCAACAATTGGTGCTGGTGTCTATGTTCTTGTTGGAACCGTTGCTCGCGAGCATTCCGGTCCGTCGTTGGCGATTTCTTTCCTGGTAGCTGGATTTGCAGCTGCTCTTTCAGCTTTTTGCTATGCAGAGCTTGCGAGTCGCTGCCCTTCTGCTGGAAGTGCCTATCATTATTCATACATATGTGTTGGGGAAGG AGTTGCTTGGTTGATTGGTTGGGCATTGATACTTGAATATACAATTGGTGGATCTGCTGTTGCTCGTGGCATAACTCCCAATTTG GCTGCACTTGTTGGAGGTGCGGAAAATTTGCCCACCTTTTTATCACGTCATCATATTCCCGGGCTTGATATTGTTGTGGATCCATGCGCAGCAATCGTGACATTTATTATCACTGCACTCCTTTGTTTTGGGATTAAAGAG AGTGCAATGGTACAAAGTATAGTCACATCAGTGAATATATGTGCTTTGATGTTTGTAATTTTAGCCGGCAGTTACCTTGGATTCAAATCTGGATGGGCTGGATATGAACTTCCTACAGG GTACTTTCCATTCGGGGTAGATGGAATGCTTGCTGGTTCTGCAACTGTCTTTTTTGCTTATATAGGTTTTGATGCAGTAGCCAGCACTGCCGAAGAG GTTAAAAATCCTCAACGCGATTTGCCACTGGGTATTGGTGGTTCACTGTTTCTATGTTGTGGATTGTATATGATGGTCTCCGTTGTTATTGTCGGTTTAGTACCTTATTATGCTATTGATCCTGACACCCCCATATCGTCTGCGTTTGCTGACCATGGGATGCAATGGGCAGC TTATATTATAAATGTTGGGGCATTTACAGCTCTATGTGCATCATTGATGGGTGGGATACTGCCCCAG CCGAGAATTTTGATGGCTATGGCAAGGGATGGTCTGCTGCCACCACTCTTTTCTGATATAAATAAGCACACCCAGGTTCCTGTCAAGAGCACAATAGCTACTGGCCTTGTCGCTGCGGTTCTTGCGTTTGCTATGGAAGTCTCTGAACTAGCTGGCATG GTTAGTGTGGGTACCCTTCTCGCATTCACTGTTGTGGCAATATCTGTGTTAATACTAAGATATATCCCTCCGGAAGATGCACCGCTGCCCGGTTCCCTCCAGGAACCAATTATCTCAGTTGATTCTTCTGGGGAACATAAACGTTTAGTTGTGAAAGAAGATGTATCAGCTGACTTCATTTCTAAATATCTTTCTGCTGGCAACT ATTTACACAATGGTAACAGACGAAAAGTTGTAGGGTGGGTAATAGCATCGACATGCATAGGGATATTAGTCCTGACATATGCAGCTTCAGACTTGGTTCTTCCCAG TTCTATTCGATTTACACTGTGTGGAGTTGGTGTCACTCTTCTTCTGTTTGGTCTTGTCTTCCTAACTTGCATCGATCAAGATGATGCAAGGCACAACTTCGGGAACTCGACTG GTTTCACTTGCCCACTTGTGCCACTGCTGCCCATAACTTGCATTCTGATCAATTCCTATTTACTTATTAATCTTGA GTCTGGTACATGGGTGCGTGTTTCTATATGGCTGGCAATAGGGCTACTTGTTTATGTATTTTATGGCCGAACCCACAGCGCGCTGAAGGATGCAGTTTATGTGCCGGCGGCGCAAGTGGACGACGCCTATCATGCATCGACAAGTTGTCTTGCTTAA
- the LOC107622418 gene encoding B3 domain-containing transcription factor VRN1-like isoform X2 — MVPSNCQQNKHSPSNSTVIRFFKVILRKTLQDENFKLPKKFTRKYGSGLSNPLYLKPPDGTEWRVNWTNHDGRTLFKRGWKEFVAYYSLDDGHVLWFDYNIGTSHIEVQIFDMSGLQIEYPANDQIKEHPPQHRVQPVERPKEQQTRDVDSSPNTQNLRLNEGRQKKRLNEPLLGGVQGQSRKKLRAPVSSASKGRQLENDTQIKEGIRFKKKNHKKTVSVNQDSNGKRNRRRKDSESSVRPYPARPESLKEAKKFKWEKPSFIIKIKQLSQTKAPCYFPTKFFRKYFENNPQNANIRFGKKLFPVKLIYRPSSCYAFISAGWNFFARASKLQAGDVCLFKLVNRKDPVLDVHICRRQRRESLSKPVTHGIQLLKEVKELNSQNPSFMVKIKDSDPRRSRPNLSAIFYRKYFKKNQQNVKLQFGKELWPVTIIYNPSSRNTFISAGWSSFARASKLEAGDVCVFELINKKDLFNVHICRVKC, encoded by the exons AAATTACCAAAAAAGTTCACCAGAAAATATGGTTCTGGCCTATCAAACCCATTGTATCTTAAGCCTCCAGATGGTACTGAATGGAGAGTAAATTGGACCAATCATGATGGTAGAACTTTGTTTAAAAGAGGTTGGAAAGAATTTGTTGCATATTACTCTCTTGATGATGGCCATGTGTTATGGTTTGATTATAATATTGGAACTTCTCACATTGAAGTACAAATATTTGACATGAGTGGCCTCCAAATAGAGTATCCTGCCAATGATCAGATCAAAGAACACCCGCCACAACACAGGGTCCAGCCGGTGGAAAGGCCAAAAGAACAACAAACTAGAGACGTGGATAGCAGTCCCAACACTCAGAACTTGAGACTTAATGAGGGACGGCAGAAGAAAAGATTGAATGAACCACTGTTAGGAGGAGTCCAGGGACAATCGAGGAAAAAACTGAGAGCACCAGTGTCATCTGCTTCTAAAGGTAGACAGTTGGAAAATGACACACAAATCAAGGAAGGTATTagatttaaaaagaaaaaccATAAGAAGACAGTGTCTGTCAATCAAGATTCTAATG GcaaaaggaatagaagaagaaaagattctGAATCTTCTGTTAGGCCCTATCCTGCAAGACCTGAATCTCTGAAAGAAGCTAAGAAGTTCAAGTGGGAAAAGCCCTCTTTCATCATCAAGATAAAGCAACTGTCTCAAACGAAAGCACCATGT TACTTTCCAACTAAATTCTTCAGGAAGTATTTTGAAAATAATCCACAAAATGCAAATATAAGATTTGGAAAGAAGTTGTTCCCTGTTAAGTTGATCTATAGGCCATCATCATGTTATGCCTTTATCTCTGCTGGTTGGAACTTTTTCGCTCGAGCTAGTAAATTACAAGCCGGAGATGTTTGTTTGTTTAAGCTCGTCAATAGAAAAGATCCAGTGCTTGATGTTCATATTTGTCGTCGACAACGCCGCG AGTCACTTTCCAAACCAGTGACTCATGGGATTCAGCTCCTGAAAGAAGTTAAGGAGCTCAATTCACAGAATCCCTCTTTCATGGTCAAGATAAAAGACAGTGATCCAAGAAGATCAAGGCCT AACTTATCAGCTATCTTCtacagaaaatattttaaaaagaatcaGCAGAATGTAAAGTTACAGTTCGGAAAGGAGTTGTGGCCTGTTACGATAATCTACAATCCGTCGTCAAGAAACACCTTTATTTCGGCTGGTTGGAGCTCTTTTGCTAGAGCAAGTAAATTAGAAGCTGGAGATGTTTGTGTTTTTGAGCTCAtcaataaaaaagatctttttaatgTTCATATCTGTAGAGTCAAATGCTAG
- the LOC107622416 gene encoding cationic amino acid transporter 2, vacuolar isoform X1, whose amino-acid sequence MGILVDSQDGGENGTQGSWMFFTRRKKVDSANESSSKGQLAKELTVPQLMAIGVGATIGAGVYVLVGTVAREHSGPSLAISFLVAGFAAALSAFCYAELASRCPSAGSAYHYSYICVGEGVAWLIGWALILEYTIGGSAVARGITPNLAALVGGAENLPTFLSRHHIPGLDIVVDPCAAIVTFIITALLCFGIKESAMVQSIVTSVNICALMFVILAGSYLGFKSGWAGYELPTGYFPFGVDGMLAGSATVFFAYIGFDAVASTAEEVKNPQRDLPLGIGGSLFLCCGLYMMVSVVIVGLVPYYAIDPDTPISSAFADHGMQWAAYIINVGAFTALCASLMGGILPQPRILMAMARDGLLPPLFSDINKHTQVPVKSTIATGLVAAVLAFAMEVSELAGMVSVGTLLAFTVVAISVLILRYIPPEDAPLPGSLQEPIISVDSSGEHKRLVVKEDVSADFISKYLSAGNYLHNGNRRKVVGWVIASTCIGILVLTYAASDLVLPSSIRFTLCGVGVTLLLFGLVFLTCIDQDDARHNFGNSTGFTCPLVPLLPITCILINSYLLINLESGTWVRVSIWLAIGLLVYVFYGRTHSALKDAVYVPAAQVDDAYHASTSCLA is encoded by the exons ATGGGAATTTTGGTTGATTCACAAGATGGTGGTGAAAATGGAACTCAGGGTTCATGGATGTTCTTCACTAGAAGGAAGAAGGTTGATTCTGCCAATGAAAGCAGCTCCAAGGGTCAACTTGCCAAGGAGTTGACTGTGCCTCAACTCATGGCAATTG GTGTTGGTGCAACAATTGGTGCTGGTGTCTATGTTCTTGTTGGAACCGTTGCTCGCGAGCATTCCGGTCCGTCGTTGGCGATTTCTTTCCTGGTAGCTGGATTTGCAGCTGCTCTTTCAGCTTTTTGCTATGCAGAGCTTGCGAGTCGCTGCCCTTCTGCTGGAAGTGCCTATCATTATTCATACATATGTGTTGGGGAAGG AGTTGCTTGGTTGATTGGTTGGGCATTGATACTTGAATATACAATTGGTGGATCTGCTGTTGCTCGTGGCATAACTCCCAATTTG GCTGCACTTGTTGGAGGTGCGGAAAATTTGCCCACCTTTTTATCACGTCATCATATTCCCGGGCTTGATATTGTTGTGGATCCATGCGCAGCAATCGTGACATTTATTATCACTGCACTCCTTTGTTTTGGGATTAAAGAG AGTGCAATGGTACAAAGTATAGTCACATCAGTGAATATATGTGCTTTGATGTTTGTAATTTTAGCCGGCAGTTACCTTGGATTCAAATCTGGATGGGCTGGATATGAACTTCCTACAGG GTACTTTCCATTCGGGGTAGATGGAATGCTTGCTGGTTCTGCAACTGTCTTTTTTGCTTATATAGGTTTTGATGCAGTAGCCAGCACTGCCGAAGAG GTTAAAAATCCTCAACGCGATTTGCCACTGGGTATTGGTGGTTCACTGTTTCTATGTTGTGGATTGTATATGATGGTCTCCGTTGTTATTGTCGGTTTAGTACCTTATTATGCTATTGATCCTGACACCCCCATATCGTCTGCGTTTGCTGACCATGGGATGCAATGGGCAGC TTATATTATAAATGTTGGGGCATTTACAGCTCTATGTGCATCATTGATGGGTGGGATACTGCCCCAG CCGAGAATTTTGATGGCTATGGCAAGGGATGGTCTGCTGCCACCACTCTTTTCTGATATAAATAAGCACACCCAGGTTCCTGTCAAGAGCACAATAGCTACTGGCCTTGTCGCTGCGGTTCTTGCGTTTGCTATGGAAGTCTCTGAACTAGCTGGCATG GTTAGTGTGGGTACCCTTCTCGCATTCACTGTTGTGGCAATATCTGTGTTAATACTAAGATATATCCCTCCGGAAGATGCACCGCTGCCCGGTTCCCTCCAGGAACCAATTATCTCAGTTGATTCTTCTGGGGAACATAAACGTTTAGTTGTGAAAGAAGATGTATCAGCTGACTTCATTTCTAAATATCTTTCTGCTGGCAACT ATTTACACAATGGTAACAGACGAAAAGTTGTAGGGTGGGTAATAGCATCGACATGCATAGGGATATTAGTCCTGACATATGCAGCTTCAGACTTGGTTCTTCCCAG TTCTATTCGATTTACACTGTGTGGAGTTGGTGTCACTCTTCTTCTGTTTGGTCTTGTCTTCCTAACTTGCATCGATCAAGATGATGCAAGGCACAACTTCGGGAACTCGACTG GTTTCACTTGCCCACTTGTGCCACTGCTGCCCATAACTTGCATTCTGATCAATTCCTATTTACTTATTAATCTTGA GTCTGGTACATGGGTGCGTGTTTCTATATGGCTGGCAATAGGGCTACTTGTTTATGTATTTTATGGCCGAACCCACAGCGCGCTGAAGGATGCAGTTTATGTGCCGGCGGCGCAAGTGGACGACGCCTATCATGCATCGACAAGTTGTCTTGCTTAA
- the LOC107622418 gene encoding B3 domain-containing transcription factor VRN1-like isoform X1, giving the protein MASSNGQQNKYSPSSSTMIRFFKVILRKTLQDENFKLPKKFTRKYGSGLSNPLYLKPPDGTEWRVNWTNHDGRTLFKRGWKEFVAYYSLDDGHVLWFDYNIGTSHIEVQIFDMSGLQIEYPANDQIKEHPPQHRVQPVERPKEQQTRDVDSSPNTQNLRLNEGRQKKRLNEPLLGGVQGQSRKKLRAPVSSASKGRQLENDTQIKEGIRFKKKNHKKTVSVNQDSNGKRNRRRKDSESSVRPYPARPESLKEAKKFKWEKPSFIIKIKQLSQTKAPCYFPTKFFRKYFENNPQNANIRFGKKLFPVKLIYRPSSCYAFISAGWNFFARASKLQAGDVCLFKLVNRKDPVLDVHICRRQRRESLSKPVTHGIQLLKEVKELNSQNPSFMVKIKDSDPRRSRPNLSAIFYRKYFKKNQQNVKLQFGKELWPVTIIYNPSSRNTFISAGWSSFARASKLEAGDVCVFELINKKDLFNVHICRVKC; this is encoded by the exons ATGGCTTCCTCTAACGGTCAACAAAACAAGTATTCTCCTTCTAGTTCTACTATGATCCGTTTCTTCAAGGTTATTCTCAGAAAAACTCTTCAAGATGAAAACTTT AAATTACCAAAAAAGTTCACCAGAAAATATGGTTCTGGCCTATCAAACCCATTGTATCTTAAGCCTCCAGATGGTACTGAATGGAGAGTAAATTGGACCAATCATGATGGTAGAACTTTGTTTAAAAGAGGTTGGAAAGAATTTGTTGCATATTACTCTCTTGATGATGGCCATGTGTTATGGTTTGATTATAATATTGGAACTTCTCACATTGAAGTACAAATATTTGACATGAGTGGCCTCCAAATAGAGTATCCTGCCAATGATCAGATCAAAGAACACCCGCCACAACACAGGGTCCAGCCGGTGGAAAGGCCAAAAGAACAACAAACTAGAGACGTGGATAGCAGTCCCAACACTCAGAACTTGAGACTTAATGAGGGACGGCAGAAGAAAAGATTGAATGAACCACTGTTAGGAGGAGTCCAGGGACAATCGAGGAAAAAACTGAGAGCACCAGTGTCATCTGCTTCTAAAGGTAGACAGTTGGAAAATGACACACAAATCAAGGAAGGTATTagatttaaaaagaaaaaccATAAGAAGACAGTGTCTGTCAATCAAGATTCTAATG GcaaaaggaatagaagaagaaaagattctGAATCTTCTGTTAGGCCCTATCCTGCAAGACCTGAATCTCTGAAAGAAGCTAAGAAGTTCAAGTGGGAAAAGCCCTCTTTCATCATCAAGATAAAGCAACTGTCTCAAACGAAAGCACCATGT TACTTTCCAACTAAATTCTTCAGGAAGTATTTTGAAAATAATCCACAAAATGCAAATATAAGATTTGGAAAGAAGTTGTTCCCTGTTAAGTTGATCTATAGGCCATCATCATGTTATGCCTTTATCTCTGCTGGTTGGAACTTTTTCGCTCGAGCTAGTAAATTACAAGCCGGAGATGTTTGTTTGTTTAAGCTCGTCAATAGAAAAGATCCAGTGCTTGATGTTCATATTTGTCGTCGACAACGCCGCG AGTCACTTTCCAAACCAGTGACTCATGGGATTCAGCTCCTGAAAGAAGTTAAGGAGCTCAATTCACAGAATCCCTCTTTCATGGTCAAGATAAAAGACAGTGATCCAAGAAGATCAAGGCCT AACTTATCAGCTATCTTCtacagaaaatattttaaaaagaatcaGCAGAATGTAAAGTTACAGTTCGGAAAGGAGTTGTGGCCTGTTACGATAATCTACAATCCGTCGTCAAGAAACACCTTTATTTCGGCTGGTTGGAGCTCTTTTGCTAGAGCAAGTAAATTAGAAGCTGGAGATGTTTGTGTTTTTGAGCTCAtcaataaaaaagatctttttaatgTTCATATCTGTAGAGTCAAATGCTAG
- the LOC107622420 gene encoding B3 domain-containing protein At1g49475-like: MASSIFQRNKHSPSSVISFFKIGLKKALKMETLVSSFMLITKTSFILSFELQKLPKKFSKKYGDGVPNPVYLKPPDGTVWKIDWSLYDGMILFENGWKEFASYYSLDNGHMLFFAYYNETSNIEVHIHDIISGFEINYPSLDHISHDNSIKILNELPPRGWPRKKVKAAAEVSSPSTSKRLRSSVKTGDVEKGPDKQNWMQCCKNEEASQSEETGLKMPTIQSARVDPDSM, encoded by the exons ATGGCTTCTTCTATTTTCCAAAGAAACAAGCATTCTCCTTCCTCTGTGATCAGTTTCTTCAAGATTGGTCTCAAAAAAGCCTTGAAGATGGAAACCTT GGTTTCTTCATTTATGCTTATTACTAAGACTAGTTTCATACTTTCATTTGAATTGCAGAAGTTACCAAAAAAGTTCAGTAAGAAATATGGTGATGGTGTTCCAAATCCAGTGTATCTGAAGCCTCCAGATGGCACTGTATGGAAGATAGATTGGTCTTTGTATGATGGTATGATTCTATTTGAAAATGGTTGGAAAGAATTTGCTTCATATTACTCTTTGGATAATGGCCATATGCTGTTCTTTGCGTACTACAATGAAACTTCTAACATTGAAGTACACATTCATGACATCATTAGTGGCTTTGAAATAAACTATCCTTCCTTGGATCACATCAGCCATGACAATTCGATTAAGATCTTGAATGAACTGCCGCCACGAGGCTGGCCGAGGAAAAAAGTGAAAGCAGCAGCAGAAGTATCATCTCCTTCTACAAGTAAAAGATTGAGGAGTTCTGTCAAAACTGGAGATGTAGAAAAGGGCCCTGATAAACAAAACTGGATGCAGTGTTGCAAGAATGAAGAAGCTAGTCAATCTGAAGAGACAGGTCTTAAGATGCCAACAATTCAAAGTGCCAGAGTTGATCCTGATAGTATGTAA
- the LOC107622418 gene encoding B3 domain-containing transcription factor VRN1-like isoform X4, producing the protein MASSNGQQNKYSPSSSTMIRFFKVILRKTLQDENFKLPKKFTRKYGSGLSNPLYLKPPDGTEWRVNWTNHDGRTLFKRGWKEFVAYYSLDDGHVLWFDYNIGTSHIEVQIFDMSGLQIEYPANDQIKEHPPQHRVQPVERPKEQQTRDVDSSPNTQNLRLNEGRQKKRLNEPLLGGVQGQSRKKLRAPVSSASKGRQLENDTQIKEGKRNRRRKDSESSVRPYPARPESLKEAKKFKWEKPSFIIKIKQLSQTKAPCYFPTKFFRKYFENNPQNANIRFGKKLFPVKLIYRPSSCYAFISAGWNFFARASKLQAGDVCLFKLVNRKDPVLDVHICRRQRRESLSKPVTHGIQLLKEVKELNSQNPSFMVKIKDSDPRRSRPNLSAIFYRKYFKKNQQNVKLQFGKELWPVTIIYNPSSRNTFISAGWSSFARASKLEAGDVCVFELINKKDLFNVHICRVKC; encoded by the exons ATGGCTTCCTCTAACGGTCAACAAAACAAGTATTCTCCTTCTAGTTCTACTATGATCCGTTTCTTCAAGGTTATTCTCAGAAAAACTCTTCAAGATGAAAACTTT AAATTACCAAAAAAGTTCACCAGAAAATATGGTTCTGGCCTATCAAACCCATTGTATCTTAAGCCTCCAGATGGTACTGAATGGAGAGTAAATTGGACCAATCATGATGGTAGAACTTTGTTTAAAAGAGGTTGGAAAGAATTTGTTGCATATTACTCTCTTGATGATGGCCATGTGTTATGGTTTGATTATAATATTGGAACTTCTCACATTGAAGTACAAATATTTGACATGAGTGGCCTCCAAATAGAGTATCCTGCCAATGATCAGATCAAAGAACACCCGCCACAACACAGGGTCCAGCCGGTGGAAAGGCCAAAAGAACAACAAACTAGAGACGTGGATAGCAGTCCCAACACTCAGAACTTGAGACTTAATGAGGGACGGCAGAAGAAAAGATTGAATGAACCACTGTTAGGAGGAGTCCAGGGACAATCGAGGAAAAAACTGAGAGCACCAGTGTCATCTGCTTCTAAAGGTAGACAGTTGGAAAATGACACACAAATCAAGGAAG GcaaaaggaatagaagaagaaaagattctGAATCTTCTGTTAGGCCCTATCCTGCAAGACCTGAATCTCTGAAAGAAGCTAAGAAGTTCAAGTGGGAAAAGCCCTCTTTCATCATCAAGATAAAGCAACTGTCTCAAACGAAAGCACCATGT TACTTTCCAACTAAATTCTTCAGGAAGTATTTTGAAAATAATCCACAAAATGCAAATATAAGATTTGGAAAGAAGTTGTTCCCTGTTAAGTTGATCTATAGGCCATCATCATGTTATGCCTTTATCTCTGCTGGTTGGAACTTTTTCGCTCGAGCTAGTAAATTACAAGCCGGAGATGTTTGTTTGTTTAAGCTCGTCAATAGAAAAGATCCAGTGCTTGATGTTCATATTTGTCGTCGACAACGCCGCG AGTCACTTTCCAAACCAGTGACTCATGGGATTCAGCTCCTGAAAGAAGTTAAGGAGCTCAATTCACAGAATCCCTCTTTCATGGTCAAGATAAAAGACAGTGATCCAAGAAGATCAAGGCCT AACTTATCAGCTATCTTCtacagaaaatattttaaaaagaatcaGCAGAATGTAAAGTTACAGTTCGGAAAGGAGTTGTGGCCTGTTACGATAATCTACAATCCGTCGTCAAGAAACACCTTTATTTCGGCTGGTTGGAGCTCTTTTGCTAGAGCAAGTAAATTAGAAGCTGGAGATGTTTGTGTTTTTGAGCTCAtcaataaaaaagatctttttaatgTTCATATCTGTAGAGTCAAATGCTAG